A window of Halogeometricum sp. S1BR25-6 genomic DNA:
GACGCTCATCCCGTTCAACTACGACATCGTCTCGCCCTCCGGCGAGAAACTGGGCGACGTGAGCGAGTCGTTCTCCGTCCGGGACACGTACTCGATAGACGTCACGGGCGACCTCGACCCGCGACTCGCCGTCGTCGGGATGGTCGTCATCGACGCCATCGAGGAGAACTGAGGGGGCTCGGACCTTCGGCTCGGCTACTCCTCGCGCCGGAGTCGCTGCACGACGAACGTGCGGTCGAGGTCGCCGAGGAACTCGCCGAGGCGCGGCCCCTGCGGTTGGTCGAAGAACAGGCGGTAGCCCGCGCCGAACAGGTCGCCCACCTCTAGGTCGTGCCGCTTGGCCGTCTCGTATATCTCCCCCTGAATCTCGTCGCCGCCGTGGCCGGCGTCGACGAAGTCGGCGAGTTCGTCCAGCGCCGCCTCCACGTCCGATTCGAGGTGGACGTCCGGCATCTCGACCTGCAGGCGGTAGTTGTACGCGTTGTCCATCCGCTCGGCCCACGCGCGGGCCTTCTCGACGCGTTCGAGCGCCTCCTCTATCGCCCACTCGGGCGTGTCCTCGGCGAAGTGGCCCTCGTTGCGCGCCATCTCGACGCGCACTTCGCGGTCGTCGGTCATGCCGAGGACGGCCGCGAACGTGTACGGGAGGCGAACGCGCTCCTCGCGCACCTCCTCGACCACGAACGGATAGGCCCGTTCGGCGAACGCGGTGAGGTTCTCGTCGTCGACGTCGCCGAAGTACGCGCGCTCGAAGCGGTCGAAGTCGTCGACGAGTTGGTCTAACCGAGAGAGGTCGAGGTTGCGCGCCTTCCGCGGGTCCAAGGCGAAGAAGTACCGCAGGACTTCGGGTTCCAAGAGCTCCAGAATCTCGGGGACGGTGACGATGTTGCCCGCGGAGGAGGACAGCGCCTCGCCGTTCAGCGTGAACCACTCGTAGGTCATCGGGACGGGCGGGTCGATACCGAGGACGTTACGCGCGATGTCCTCGCCCGAGGGCCACGAGCCCTCGGCGTGGTCCTTGCCGAACGGTTCGAAGTCGACGCCGAGCACCTGCCACTGGCCGGGCCACTCGAAGCGCCACGGGAGCTTCCCCTCTCTGAACGAAGCCGTTCCCTCGTGACCGCACCCGTCGATGGTCTCGTCGCCGACGGTGAGGTCCGTGCAGACGTACTCCACGGTCCGCGAGTCGAGATCTATCTCCGTGACCGTCTCCGTGACCTTCCCGCACTCCTCGCAGACGGGGTTGAACGGGACGTAGTCCTCGTCGACCTTCCGCTGGTACTCGCTCAACACCTCGCGGGCGTTCTCGACGTCCGAGAGCACGCGTTCGACGACGGGGTCGAACGTCCCGTCGGCGTACAGTTCGGTGTTCGATATCATCTCGACGGGGACGCCCAGTCGGTCGGCGTCGGCCTTGAGCAGGTTCGCGAAGTGGGTGGCGTAGGAGTCGGCCTCGCCGAAGGGGTCCGGGATGGCGGTGTAAGGCTTGCCGAGATTGCGCCCAAGGGCACCGGCGTCGACGTCGCCGAGGCCGACGATGTTGCCCTCCGCGTCCGCGAGTTTGCGTGGGAGCTTTCGGAGCGGGTCCTTGTCGTCGCTCGTGAACACCTGTCGGACCTCGTGACCGCGTTCGCGGAGCACCTCGGCGACGAAGTAGCCGCGCATAATCTCGTTGAAGTTGCCGAGGTGGGCGACGCCGGAGGGGGAGACGCCCCCCTTGATGACGATTGGCTCGCCCGGGTCGCGCGCCGCTATCTCGTCGGCGACGCTGTCGGCCCAGAACGCGCGGTGTTCGTCGGTGTCGGTGCCGTCCGCCGCCGCGTCGGGGACGCCGGAGTCGTCCGGCGTGGCGTCGTGGTGCGTGGAGTCGTCGCTCATCGGTTTATCGTTGCGCCCAGTAACTCGGTTCGTCGTCGGTGCCGTCGGGGATGATGTCGGTGCCGGAGTGCTCTCCGCGCATCACCGCGCGTTCGATTCGTTCGGGGTCCGTGCCGTCGAGGACGATAGTGCGCATCCGCGAGCGCTCGATGAGTTTGGCGGCGAGGAGGTCGACCGGGGCGGAGGCGCCGGCGTCGCGGCTCAGCGGCGCGATGACGTCGACGAGTTCGGAGGCCGAGAGTTCGTCGTAGCGCGTCGCGCTCTCGTCGGTACTCGGGTCGGCGTCGAACACGCCGTCCGCGCTGGTCGCGTAGACGAGCAGGTCGGCGTCGACGTACTCCGCGAGGGCGGCGGCGACGGCGTCGGTCGTCTGACCGGGCATGATGCCGCCCATCACGGAGATGTCGCCGCGGCGGATGGCGTCGCCGGCTTCCTCGTAGTCGTGCGCCACCTTCGGGTCCACTTTCGGCCCGAGGGCGGCGATGAGGAGGCGCGCGTTGATGCGCGTCACGTCGATACCGATCTGGTCCAGTTGGACCTCGTTGGCGCCGAGGTTCCGCGCCGCGGTGATGTAGTCGCGGGCGACGCCGCCGCCGCCGACGACGGCTCCCAGTTCGACCCCCTCTCGGGCGAGTCTCTCGATGACCTCGGCGTGACCCTCGACGCGCCGAGCGTCCAAGTCCGGCGCGAGCACGCTACCTCCGATAGAAACGACGACTCTCATTGGACCGTCGTTGCCGCGAATCGGGCTTAAGGGTTGTCAACCGGGACGGTCGGCGGGTCGGACGGGTGTTCGACGAGTGGTAAGTCCTCGGAGGCGACGGGAGCGGAGCCGACAGTGTAAAGCACGTCGCTCACCCCGCTTCGGATATGCACGTACTGGGAGCCGTCGGACCGGAGGCGACGTCGCTCCTCGAACGGGTCGCCCCCCGCCTCGACGGCCGCGTGGCGACGGTCGAATCGGTCGACGAGACCGAGGTGTCGTCCCGTCCGGACGGCGTCGACGACGCTTACGCGCTGGGCGAGGATTCGTGGCGCGCCGCGGGCGCGGACGCTGACCTCGAAGGACTGCTGGACGACCTGTCGGCGCGGCACGATTACGCGCTGCTCTCGGGGTTTCCCGAGGCCGCCGTCCCCACCGTCTCCCTCGGCGGCGCGGACGCGGCGGACGTCGTCCTCGAAGCGTCCGACGCGGACGGGGTCGACGTCGACGCCGTCGTTGACGCCGCGGAGGCGGGCGAACCGCACGTTACACTCTCGACGCTGGTCGAACGGGTCAAGCGGTCGCCGCGCGCGGACCGCGCCGGCGCCATCGCGACGTTCACCGGGCGCGTGCGCGCGAAAGACGCCGAGGACGACGCGCGGACGACCGAGTTGACGTTCGAGAAGTACGAGGGCGTCGCCGAGGAACGGATGCGCGCCATCGAGTCCGAACTCGCCGAACGCGACGGCGTCTACGAGGTGACGATGTTTCACCGCACCGGCGTCGTCGGAGACGGGGAGGACATCGTCTTCGTCGTCGTCCTCGCGGGCCACCGCGGCGAATCGTTCCGCACCGTCGAGGACGGCATCGACCGACTGAAAGACGAGGTGCCCATCTTCAAGAAGGAGACCACCGTCGAGGAGGACTTCTGGGTCCACGACCGGTGACGAAGACCGCGGGCGCGTCTGACTGACGGCGGACGCGCGTCACCCACCGCCCCCCGCCGCATCCGGAAACAAACAATTGTTGCCGGTAGAAAGAGGGTCAGACCGGGCGGCGCCAAAAAATCCGCCCTATTTTGATTCCCATTGTCTTCGTGCGTGATAAAAGGTTAGAGAGGTTCGTAAACCTTCTCGGCTGATTTCGTCACGTTGCGAAACAAACCGTCTACGACGATTTACGGTTGAAATCGGCCGAATTACCCCTAGCGTTCACCGCTTTATATTCTCTCCCGGCGGATTGGAGAAAGTGAGGTGACATAGAGATGAGCGCAACCGCAAACCCCTCCCACGACGCCGCGAACGAACTCTCGAAGGAAGACCGTCTGAAGCAGTATCTCCAAGAGAAGGCACAGGACGGCGAGATGTACTTCAAATCCAAGTTCATCGCGGACGAGGTCGGCCTCTCTCCGAAGGAAATCGGCGCGCTGATGGTGAAACTCACCGACTCCGCGACCGAACTCACCATCGAGAAGTGGTCGTACACGAGTGCGACCACGTGGCGTGTCGCCCCCGCGTCGTAGACGTAGACCCACCGCTCCGCGGACCCGGATAGCAACTGTCGTTCGGTCGACGCTCCATTCGACCCGAACCCGGACCCCGAATCGGCGCTCGAACGCGGCGCCGGCGGCCGCTCCCGTCGCCGACGTCCGACGGTCCCCGACCGTCACCCATTTCCTCCGCATTCCTCCCACGAGGTTTATACGAGAGAGCGACGTACCCCGTTTCGATGGATTCTGGCGATTCGGAGGAACTCCCGCCGGTCGAGGCCCTCCGGTCGGTCTTCGCTCTCCGCGAGACCCGTCGCGACGGGGACCACGTCCTCTTCTACGGCGAGTCGCTGGTGCCCGAACGCATGCTCGTCCGAGAGGTGTGGCCGGCGTTCCGGAACGCGGGGTACGAGGTGCACGTCACCAGCGCGCCGTCGGGTCGCGAGGACGTCGTCGTCGCTCGACCCGTTACGCCCGGCGTCGACGGCGTTCCGTGGAAGAACGTCGCGCTGTTTCTCGCCACCGTCGTCTCGACGATGGTCGTGGGCGCACTCATGTGGTACCATATTCCGCTCTCCGAACTGTGGGCGAACCCCCTCGCCGTCCTCCGGGCGTGGCCGTTCACCGCCGCAGTCCTCGGGGTGCTGACGACGCACGAACTCGGCCACTACGTCGCCAGCCGTTACCACGGCGTCGACGTCTCGCTTCCCTACCTCGTCCCGTTCGTCTTCCCGTTCGGGACGATGGGCGCGATTATCCAGATGCGCGGGCAGATGCCCGACCGAAAGGCGCTGTTCGACATCGGCGTCGCCGGCCCCCTCGCCGGTCTGGTCGCCACAGTCGTCGTCACCGCCGTCGGCCTCTCCCTAGCGCCAATGAGCGTCCCCGAGTCGCTGGTGCGCGAGGGGGGGCGTGTCATCGTCTTCAACAACCCGCCGCTGTTGGACCTCATCGCCGCGGCGCTGAATCGGCCGACCGAGTACACCGACCCAACGGTGGCCGTCCACCCCGTGGTCATCGGCGGGTGGGTCGGGATGTTCTTCACCGTCTTGAACCTCCTACCGGTGGGCCAACTCGACGGCGGACACATCGTCCGCGCGATGTTCGGCGAGGCCCAAGAGCGAATCGCGGCCGTCGTTCCCCTCGTCCTGTTCGGACTCGCCGCCTACCTCCACTACGTCCGCGAGTACACCCTCAACGAGTCGGTCGGTCTGTGGGCGTTCTGGGGACTCCTCTCGGTCGCCATCGCCTACCGCGGCCCGGCGAATCCCGTCGACGACTCGCCCATCGGTCCCCTTCGAATGGCGCTGGGCGTTCTCACGTTCGCGCTCGGCGCGCTCTGCTTTCTGCTCGTTCCCATCGAGATAACGACGCTGTGAGGGAGGGTGGCTCAGTCGTCCGCGTGCGTGTACCCCTCGTCGGGGAGGGGGTCGCCGTCGGCGACGACGCCGTCGTCGGTGACGTCGCCGATAACCGTCAGCGGCACCGAGAGCGCGTCTCTCGCGGCGTCGGCGGCGTCCGCGGGGAGCGTGAACACGAGTTCGAAGTCCTCGCCGAAGTGGGCGGCCATCTCCCGTTCGTCGGCGGCGTCCGCCCCGTACTCGGTCACCGCGTCGTGGACCGGAAGCCGGTCCCACTCGATATCGAACCCGCAGTCGGACGCCTCCGCGAGTTGGTGGAGCGACCGGGCGAGGCCGTCCGAGGAGTCCATCATCGCCGTCGCGTGCGGGCGCAGGGCGACGCCGGCGCCGACGCGCGGGTCGAACCGGAAGAGGTCGTTCGCCCGTTCGTCGTCACCCGCCTCGAAGGCGCGGAGGGCGGCCGCACTTCGACCGAGGGCGCCCGTGACGCAGACGGTCTCGCCCGGCGATGCCCCGGATCGACGGAGGGGGGCGTTCGTCTCGCCGAGGGCGGTGGTGGCGACGGTGAACTCGTCGTGGGTGTCCAAGTCACCGCCGACGTACGCGGCGCCCACGGACTCGCAGACGTCGCGGGCGCCGCCGACGAAGTCGCGCAGTTCGGTCTCGTCGAGCGACGGCGCACCGTAGGCGGCGACGGCAGCCGTCGCGTCGGCGCCCATCGCGGCCACGTCCGACAGCGAGGCGGCGACGGCGCGCCACCCCGCGGTGTAGCGCGTCGTCCCCGCGGGGAAGTCCGTCGACTCGTGGAGCATGTCGGTGGTTACCACCAGTCCGTCCACGACGGCGGCGTCGTCGCCCGCGTCGGGGAGGTCCGCCGCGAGGAGGCGGAGCGCCGAGCGTTCGTCCATGTGCGGTCCTCCGGGCCGACGGACAAAAACGTCGCCGTCGGCGGTAAGTGAGTCAGTGACTCGCACGATAGCGTGCGGTTTCGATGGGTTGATTGCGGCCACCCCCGAGGTTCGGGACATGGCTCGCGAGAACCTCCGCGCCACGATTCTGGGCTTTCTCGGTGCGTTCGCGGTGTTCGCGCTGCTGTTCTACTTCGCGGGCGTCGACGAGTTGGTCGACACCTTACAGATGACCGACTACTCCCTCGTCGCTCTCGTCGTCGTCGCCACGCTGGCGTGGCTGATGGCGTGGAGCCTCGCGCTTCGAACGGTCCTCGACGTCCTCGGCGTCGAACTCTCCCTGCCGAGGTCCTTCTTCGTCTTCTCGGGGGCGATGTTCTCCAACAACATCACCCCGTTCGGGCAGGCCGGCGGAGAACCGGTGACCGCCTACCTCATCTCACGGTCGGCCGACGCCGAGTACGAGACGAGCCTCGCGGCCATCGCCAGCGTGGACACGCTGAACTTCGTCCCCTCCATCACCATCGCCCTCGTCGGCGCGGCCTACTACGCCAGCGAGATAACGCTCGGAACGAACCGGAATCTGCTGCTCGCCCTCGTCGTCGTCGTCGCTCTCGCGGTGGCGGTGCCGGCCGTCGTTTACGCCGCGTGGCAGCGGCGGTACAGGCTCGAATCCCGCGCCGTCTCGGCGTTCACCCCGGCCGTCCGGACGGTGTCGAAGTACGTACCACGGGTCCCAGTGCCGACCGAGGAGGGTATCGAGCGCCGCATTAACGGTTTCTTCCGCGCTATCGAGCGCGTGGCGACGAACCCGCGGGGCCTCGCGTTGGCGCTCGGCGCCTCGACGTTCGGGTGGTTCTGTCAGATGGTCGGTCTGTGGCTCGCCTTCCGCGCCGTCGGAACACCCATCCCGCTGTCCGTCGCGATGCTCGTCGTCCCCATCGGCGCCATCGCGGGCGTGACACCCCTCCCCGGCGGGGCCGGCGGCATCGAAACCGTCCTCGTCGCCCTGCTGCTCGCCGCGCCGCTGCCGGCCGTCACCACGTCCATCGCCGCGGCCGCCGTCGTCGTCTTCCGCGGGGCGGTGTACTGGGTGCCGACGCTGCTCGGCGGCGGCGTGATGGGGTGGGTCAGTTTCCGAGGCTCCTCGTAGCCGCCTCCGACGTGAGACGGTGCCACACCCGCCGTAGCGGCGATACGATGGCTTTAAACGACGCCATCCAGAATATCGACGCAAGATGGTAACCCTCTACGACGTTCCGGCCGACGCTCTCATCGAGGACGTCGCCGAGCGCCTCGAAGACCGCATCGAAGAAGCCGACTGGATGGCCTACGCGAAGGCGGGCCAGACCAAGGAGCTCCCGCCCCAGCAGGAGGACTTCTGGTACGTCCGCGCGGCGTCGCTGCTCCGAAAGGTGGCCATGAACGGACCCGTCGGCGTCGACCGCCTCTCGACGGAGTACGGCGGCCGCAAGCGCGGCTCGAATCGCTACGTCGTCTCGGGCAAGCACGCCGACACCGGCAGCAAGAACATCATCCGCACCATCCTCCAGCAGCTCGAAGAAGAGGGTCTCATCCGCACGGCGCAGGGCGAGGGTCGCCTCGTTACCGACGAGGGCCGCAGCTTCCTCGACAACGCCGCCGCCGACGTGTTCGAGTCGCTCGACCGGCCGGAACTCGAACGCTACGCGTAGAGCTCCGAACGTCGCAGCGCCCGTTTTCCGAATCGCAACGGTCGAGAGCGACGGCGTCATCGCGCCTCGTCCGTAATCGTTTTCAGAAACGCGAGCGAATCTGTACGTATGAGCGGGAATCCCGACGACGAACGGCTGGAGAAGCTCCGAGAAGAGAAGATGCAGGAACTGCAGGAGCAGGCCGAAGGGCAGGGCGGTCAGGGCAACGAGGCCGCCCAGAACGCCGCCCGCGAGCAGGCGGAAGCCCAGCAGGACGCCCTGCTGAAACAGTATCTCACTGACGACGCCCGTCAGCGGCTGAACGCGGTGGAGATGTCGAAACCCGACTTCGCCGAGAAGGTGAAACAGCAGCTCACCGCCCTCGCGCAGAGCGGCCGCATCCAGGACCGCATCGACGAAGAGCAGATGAAGGGGCTGCTGAAAGAGCTCCAGCCGGACTCGAAGAGTTTCAACATCCGGCGGCGATAGGCGGCGTGGACCTCGCGCTCCTCTACAGCGGCGGAAAAGATTCGACGCTGGCCGCCCTCCTGCTCGATTCGTTCTACGACGTGACGCTCGTCACCGCCCGGTTCGGCGTCACGGAAGACTGGATGCACGCGCGGGACGCCGCGGACCGACTCGGTTACGAGTTCGACAGCGTCGAACTGGACCGCGAGGTGGCCGGAGAGGCCGTCGCGCGGATGGTGGAGGACGGCTACCCCCGCAACGGCATCCAGCGCGTCCACGAACACGCCCTCGAACGCGTCGCGGAGTTGGACGTCGTCGCCGTCGCGGACGGAACGCGCCGCGACGACCGGGTGCCGACCGTCTCGCGGGCGCAGGCCCAGAGTCTCGAAGACAGACACGACGTCGACTACCTCGCCCCACTCTCGGGGTTCGGCCGCCGCGCCGTCGATAGACTCGTCGACGCCACCCTCGAAGTGGAAAGCGGCCCCTCCGAGGAGATATCGAAGGGCGACTACGAGGGCGAACTGCGAGCGCTCATCGCCGAGAAACACGGGTGGGAGACCGTCTCAAACGTTTTTCCCGACCACGACCAGACGTACGTCCGCGGGCTGAAGTGAGCCGTCGAAGCGGAAGCCGAACGACTCTTGCACCGGGCGGGGTACCGGCTTCGTAATGGTCGTTCTCGAACCGGGTATCGTCTACTCCGTGGTCGCCGCCTTCGTCTGGGGCGTATACATCTTTCTTCTCAAACGGTACTTCGGCGGCTACCCCGGCCCCGTCGTCACCGTCGTCGTCAACGCGTTCGCCATCCTGTGGTATCTGCCCGTTACCGCGACGCAGACGGACGCCGGGTCGGTGCCGACGCTCGGCGAACTGGGCCTCTTCGGCGTTGGCGTCGTCCTCGGAACGGGGGCGCTCGTCGGCCTCGCGTTCGTCCTGTTCTTGGACGCGTTGGCGGAGGGGGACGTCTCCTACGTCGCCCCCATCAACAAACTCGTCCCCGTCTTCGTCCTCCCCATCGAAATCGTCCTCCTGAACCAGTTTCTCGGACCGCTCCAGATCGCGGGCGTCCTCGTGGCGACGCTGGCGGTCTACGTCGCCAACTACCGGGGCGGGTCGCTCGCGGACCCGCTCAGACGGGCCGCCCACTCCCGCCCCGCGCAACTCGCCCTCGCCAGCGCCGCGCTGTACGCCGCCAGCGACGTCGGAAAGCGGGTCGCGCTCCAGGAACTCGCCATCCCGACGACCGTCTGGGTGCCCGTCCTCTTCGTCACCGCCGGGATAGCCGTCCTCCCGGTGGCCCTCCGGCGGTGGACGAGCGTTCGCGGCGCGCTTCCGCGGTTCGCCGCCGCGGGCGGCGTCGTCGCCCTCGGCGAACACGTCACCTCGACGGCGTTCGCGCTCGTCCCCGCGAGCGTCGCCTCGCCCATCGTCAACACGCAGGCCATCGTCGCCGTGATTCTCGGGGGCGTGCTCCTGCGCGAACGCGACTTCGGCATCCGGCTCGTCGCGGCGGTGCTGGCCGTCGCGGGCGTCTCGCTCATCGCCGTCGGCGGCGACGTCCGCTCCCTCGCCGACGTCGCGGCCGCGCTGCCGTTCTGACGGTCGTCCCGCGGCCGGACGGCGGGCGCCGCATCTGCGCCCGCGTTCAACAGTTTCAAGCGCGAGAGCACCGAATCGCCGCCCATGTACGACCGACTCAAGGGATTTCGCGACTTCTACTCCGAGGAGATGTCCGCTCGACGTGAGGCGTTCGACGCCGTCGAGGACGCCGCGGCGCGCTACGGCTTCCGCGAAATCGGGACGCCGGCGCTCGAACGGACGCAGATGTACGTCGACAAGAGCGGCGAGGAAATCGTCGAGGAACTGTACGCCTTCGAGGACAAAGGTGGAAGAGAAGTGTCGCTGACGCCCGAGTTGACGCCGACGGTGGCCCGGATGGTCGTCGCCAAACAGCAGGAACTCTCGAAGCCCATCAAGTGGGTCTCCACGCGGCCGTTCTGGCGGTTCGAGCAGGTCCAGCAGGGGCGCTTCCGCGAGTTCTACCAGACCAACATCGACGTGTTCGGCTCCTCGGAACCCGAGGCCGACGCCGAGGTGCTTGCCGTCGCCGCCGACGCCCTCACCTCGCTGGGCCTCACGAGCGAGGACTTCGAGTTCCGCGTCTCCCACCGCGACATCCTCGGCGGCCTCCTCGATTCGTTCGACAGCGAGGTCGATTCGAGGGACGCCATCCGCGCCGTCGACAAGCGCGCGAAGGTCGAAGACGAGGAGTACCTCGGTCTGCTCTCGGACGCCGGCCTCTCGTACGACCAGGCGCGGGAGTTCGACGACCTCATCGCCGCGGGCGACCTCGACGAGATAGCCGAGTTCGGCGGCGACGACGTGGCCGACGCCGTCGAGAACCTGCGCGAGGTGCTCGCCGCCGCCGAGGACTTCGGCGCGGGCGAGTTCTGCGAGGTGTCCCTGACGACCGCCCGCGGACTGGACTACTACACGGGCGTCGTCTTCGAGTGCTTCGACTCCACGGGCGACGTCTCGCGCGCGGCGTTCGGCGGCGGCCGCTACGACGACCTCATCGAGGACTTCGGCGGCCAACCGACGCCCGCCGTCGGCGTCGCCCTCGGCGACGCGACACTCCAACTGCTCTGCGAACGCGCGGGCGTCTGGCCCGACGAGGAACTGCGAACCGACTACTACGTGCTCACCGTCGGCGACACGCGTGGCGTCGCCTCCCGCGTCGCCGGCGACCTGCGCGACGGCGGCAACGTCGTCGAGACGGACGTCGCGGGCCGCAGTTTCGGCGCGCAGATGGGCTACGCCGACTCCGTGAACGCCGAGACGGTCGTCATCGTCGGCGAACAGGACTTGGAGAACGACGAGGTGACGGTAAAGGACATGGAGTCGGGCGAGCAGACCACCGCGCCCGTGGACGAGTTCCCCGGCGACCGCGAGCGACCGACGTACGACGACTTCGCCTAAGCGGTCGAGTCGGGGCAGGGGGTGGGCGGCGATAGCCGGATGACCGCCGCGGGCGGGACTGAGAGGGGCGACGGGGCTTTCGAGATGTTCTCGGCAGCTTTCACAGAGACGTCCGTTAGAACCCTCAGTATCCCATAAAGTCGCGTGCGGACTACAGAGAATGCATACGGCAGAGCAGGTGGCTCCTATCGACCGAAGCGAGAACGCAACAACTCAACTCCACCTCGAAAGACGAGCGCATAGCTGACGAGGATACCGAGGAGGTACGAGAAGAGCAGGTACGAATTGGCACCGAGACCGACAGACTCTGAGAACCGAAACAACGCCGGTATCGCGGAGTCTCGGAAGACGAAGAGCGTCGCGAACAGGTAGAAGAGCGTACTCGAAAAGAGAGATGCACTAACGACGAACAGCCCTGTTCGGAGGGAGACTTTGCCGATTCTCCTGATTTCACTCACTGCTCGTGTGAATCCACCACACGCATTTCAG
This region includes:
- the pyrH gene encoding UMP kinase, with protein sequence MRVVVSIGGSVLAPDLDARRVEGHAEVIERLAREGVELGAVVGGGGVARDYITAARNLGANEVQLDQIGIDVTRINARLLIAALGPKVDPKVAHDYEEAGDAIRRGDISVMGGIMPGQTTDAVAAALAEYVDADLLVYATSADGVFDADPSTDESATRYDELSASELVDVIAPLSRDAGASAPVDLLAAKLIERSRMRTIVLDGTDPERIERAVMRGEHSGTDIIPDGTDDEPSYWAQR
- the lysS gene encoding lysine--tRNA ligase is translated as MSDDSTHHDATPDDSGVPDAAADGTDTDEHRAFWADSVADEIAARDPGEPIVIKGGVSPSGVAHLGNFNEIMRGYFVAEVLRERGHEVRQVFTSDDKDPLRKLPRKLADAEGNIVGLGDVDAGALGRNLGKPYTAIPDPFGEADSYATHFANLLKADADRLGVPVEMISNTELYADGTFDPVVERVLSDVENAREVLSEYQRKVDEDYVPFNPVCEECGKVTETVTEIDLDSRTVEYVCTDLTVGDETIDGCGHEGTASFREGKLPWRFEWPGQWQVLGVDFEPFGKDHAEGSWPSGEDIARNVLGIDPPVPMTYEWFTLNGEALSSSAGNIVTVPEILELLEPEVLRYFFALDPRKARNLDLSRLDQLVDDFDRFERAYFGDVDDENLTAFAERAYPFVVEEVREERVRLPYTFAAVLGMTDDREVRVEMARNEGHFAEDTPEWAIEEALERVEKARAWAERMDNAYNYRLQVEMPDVHLESDVEAALDELADFVDAGHGGDEIQGEIYETAKRHDLEVGDLFGAGYRLFFDQPQGPRLGEFLGDLDRTFVVQRLRREE
- the hisS gene encoding histidine--tRNA ligase, which produces MYDRLKGFRDFYSEEMSARREAFDAVEDAAARYGFREIGTPALERTQMYVDKSGEEIVEELYAFEDKGGREVSLTPELTPTVARMVVAKQQELSKPIKWVSTRPFWRFEQVQQGRFREFYQTNIDVFGSSEPEADAEVLAVAADALTSLGLTSEDFEFRVSHRDILGGLLDSFDSEVDSRDAIRAVDKRAKVEDEEYLGLLSDAGLSYDQAREFDDLIAAGDLDEIAEFGGDDVADAVENLREVLAAAEDFGAGEFCEVSLTTARGLDYYTGVVFECFDSTGDVSRAAFGGGRYDDLIEDFGGQPTPAVGVALGDATLQLLCERAGVWPDEELRTDYYVLTVGDTRGVASRVAGDLRDGGNVVETDVAGRSFGAQMGYADSVNAETVVIVGEQDLENDEVTVKDMESGEQTTAPVDEFPGDRERPTYDDFA
- a CDS encoding lysylphosphatidylglycerol synthase transmembrane domain-containing protein, encoding MARENLRATILGFLGAFAVFALLFYFAGVDELVDTLQMTDYSLVALVVVATLAWLMAWSLALRTVLDVLGVELSLPRSFFVFSGAMFSNNITPFGQAGGEPVTAYLISRSADAEYETSLAAIASVDTLNFVPSITIALVGAAYYASEITLGTNRNLLLALVVVVALAVAVPAVVYAAWQRRYRLESRAVSAFTPAVRTVSKYVPRVPVPTEEGIERRINGFFRAIERVATNPRGLALALGASTFGWFCQMVGLWLAFRAVGTPIPLSVAMLVVPIGAIAGVTPLPGGAGGIETVLVALLLAAPLPAVTTSIAAAAVVVFRGAVYWVPTLLGGGVMGWVSFRGSS
- a CDS encoding molybdopterin synthase; translated protein: MHVLGAVGPEATSLLERVAPRLDGRVATVESVDETEVSSRPDGVDDAYALGEDSWRAAGADADLEGLLDDLSARHDYALLSGFPEAAVPTVSLGGADAADVVLEASDADGVDVDAVVDAAEAGEPHVTLSTLVERVKRSPRADRAGAIATFTGRVRAKDAEDDARTTELTFEKYEGVAEERMRAIESELAERDGVYEVTMFHRTGVVGDGEDIVFVVVLAGHRGESFRTVEDGIDRLKDEVPIFKKETTVEEDFWVHDR
- a CDS encoding EamA family transporter — translated: MVVLEPGIVYSVVAAFVWGVYIFLLKRYFGGYPGPVVTVVVNAFAILWYLPVTATQTDAGSVPTLGELGLFGVGVVLGTGALVGLAFVLFLDALAEGDVSYVAPINKLVPVFVLPIEIVLLNQFLGPLQIAGVLVATLAVYVANYRGGSLADPLRRAAHSRPAQLALASAALYAASDVGKRVALQELAIPTTVWVPVLFVTAGIAVLPVALRRWTSVRGALPRFAAAGGVVALGEHVTSTAFALVPASVASPIVNTQAIVAVILGGVLLRERDFGIRLVAAVLAVAGVSLIAVGGDVRSLADVAAALPF
- a CDS encoding site-2 protease family protein, giving the protein MDSGDSEELPPVEALRSVFALRETRRDGDHVLFYGESLVPERMLVREVWPAFRNAGYEVHVTSAPSGREDVVVARPVTPGVDGVPWKNVALFLATVVSTMVVGALMWYHIPLSELWANPLAVLRAWPFTAAVLGVLTTHELGHYVASRYHGVDVSLPYLVPFVFPFGTMGAIIQMRGQMPDRKALFDIGVAGPLAGLVATVVVTAVGLSLAPMSVPESLVREGGRVIVFNNPPLLDLIAAALNRPTEYTDPTVAVHPVVIGGWVGMFFTVLNLLPVGQLDGGHIVRAMFGEAQERIAAVVPLVLFGLAAYLHYVREYTLNESVGLWAFWGLLSVAIAYRGPANPVDDSPIGPLRMALGVLTFALGALCFLLVPIEITTL
- a CDS encoding DNA-binding protein is translated as MSGNPDDERLEKLREEKMQELQEQAEGQGGQGNEAAQNAAREQAEAQQDALLKQYLTDDARQRLNAVEMSKPDFAEKVKQQLTALAQSGRIQDRIDEEQMKGLLKELQPDSKSFNIRRR
- the thiL gene encoding thiamine-phosphate kinase yields the protein MDERSALRLLAADLPDAGDDAAVVDGLVVTTDMLHESTDFPAGTTRYTAGWRAVAASLSDVAAMGADATAAVAAYGAPSLDETELRDFVGGARDVCESVGAAYVGGDLDTHDEFTVATTALGETNAPLRRSGASPGETVCVTGALGRSAAALRAFEAGDDERANDLFRFDPRVGAGVALRPHATAMMDSSDGLARSLHQLAEASDCGFDIEWDRLPVHDAVTEYGADAADEREMAAHFGEDFELVFTLPADAADAARDALSVPLTVIGDVTDDGVVADGDPLPDEGYTHADD
- a CDS encoding DUF7123 family protein, with protein sequence MSATANPSHDAANELSKEDRLKQYLQEKAQDGEMYFKSKFIADEVGLSPKEIGALMVKLTDSATELTIEKWSYTSATTWRVAPAS
- a CDS encoding DUF7411 family protein; this translates as MDLALLYSGGKDSTLAALLLDSFYDVTLVTARFGVTEDWMHARDAADRLGYEFDSVELDREVAGEAVARMVEDGYPRNGIQRVHEHALERVAELDVVAVADGTRRDDRVPTVSRAQAQSLEDRHDVDYLAPLSGFGRRAVDRLVDATLEVESGPSEEISKGDYEGELRALIAEKHGWETVSNVFPDHDQTYVRGLK
- a CDS encoding 30S ribosomal protein S19e; the protein is MVTLYDVPADALIEDVAERLEDRIEEADWMAYAKAGQTKELPPQQEDFWYVRAASLLRKVAMNGPVGVDRLSTEYGGRKRGSNRYVVSGKHADTGSKNIIRTILQQLEEEGLIRTAQGEGRLVTDEGRSFLDNAAADVFESLDRPELERYA